In Dehalogenimonas etheniformans, one genomic interval encodes:
- the cobT gene encoding nicotinate-nucleotide--dimethylbenzimidazole phosphoribosyltransferase: protein MTTLLNKTLAAIKPLDKNAMEKAAARQDILIKPQGALGRLEEISIRLAGIQRKAIPVIKNKAIITMAGDHGVVAEKVGNFPQEVTPQMVLNFVHGGAAINVISRQIGARVVVVNMGVAGDLPANIPVVNKLVARGTKNLARGPAMTEAQAIQSIEAGIEVVNSEIDKGLDIVGTGDMGIGNTTPSAAICAVMTGQSVAKVTGRGTGVSDEQLQHKIEVIERAIAVNKPDPKNGIDVLAKLGGFEIGGIAGVIIGAAARGVPVVVDGFISGAAALIAEAIAPQSREYMFLGHLSVEPGHKIMADKLGLKPIVTLDLRLGEGTGAAIGIFIAETSAKILAEMATFGEAGVSESKE from the coding sequence ATGACAACTCTTTTAAACAAAACCCTCGCAGCCATCAAACCGCTGGACAAAAACGCTATGGAAAAAGCCGCGGCCAGACAGGACATCTTAATAAAGCCACAGGGCGCGCTGGGCAGATTGGAAGAGATATCGATCAGGTTAGCCGGAATTCAGCGAAAAGCCATTCCGGTAATCAAGAACAAGGCGATCATCACGATGGCTGGAGATCATGGTGTCGTTGCAGAGAAAGTCGGTAATTTCCCTCAGGAAGTCACCCCACAAATGGTTTTGAACTTCGTGCACGGCGGCGCCGCAATTAATGTGATCTCCCGGCAGATAGGAGCCCGTGTCGTAGTGGTGAACATGGGTGTGGCGGGTGACCTGCCGGCCAATATACCGGTTGTTAACAAGCTGGTGGCAAGGGGCACCAAGAACCTCGCCAGGGGCCCTGCAATGACCGAGGCGCAAGCAATTCAATCAATTGAAGCCGGTATTGAGGTGGTTAACTCTGAGATTGATAAAGGTTTGGATATTGTTGGCACCGGCGATATGGGCATCGGCAACACCACACCTTCCGCAGCCATCTGCGCGGTCATGACCGGACAATCAGTCGCTAAAGTAACCGGACGAGGCACAGGAGTGTCCGATGAGCAACTCCAGCACAAGATCGAAGTAATAGAAAGGGCCATTGCAGTCAACAAGCCGGATCCGAAGAACGGCATCGACGTGCTGGCCAAACTCGGAGGCTTCGAGATCGGCGGTATTGCCGGTGTTATTATAGGCGCTGCCGCTCGCGGGGTCCCGGTCGTAGTTGATGGTTTTATTTCGGGGGCAGCCGCCCTGATCGCCGAAGCTATCGCCCCTCAGTCGAGGGAATATATGTTCCTGGGACATCTCTCCGTAGAGCCCGGGCACAAAATCATGGCCGATAAGCTTGGTCTGAAACCCATAGTCACTCTGGACCTTCGGCTCGGCGAAGGGACGGGCGCGGCAATAGGTATCTTTATTGCCGAGACCTCTGCTAAAATACTGGCCGAAATGGCGACCTTTGGCGAGGCTGGTGTTTCCGAAAGTAAAGAATAA
- a CDS encoding FAD-dependent oxidoreductase encodes MADNIRIGVYVCHCGINIASVVDVASVAEYAGTLSNVVVARANKYTCSDPGQDVIKTDIIELGLNRVVVAACSPTMHEKTYRRVLQVAGLNPYLFEMANIREHCAWVNREDPAAATQKAKDAVRAAVRRVSLQEPLEPRSIEVNKNTLIVGGGIAGITAALEIAESGNKVFLIEKSPTIGGHMAQLDKTFPTLDCAACISTPKMSQAGQHPNIELLSYSEVSSVSGHAGDFKISVNRKPRYVREKDCKGCGDCATVCPVSVHSEFDQGLSIRKAAYRSFPQSVPNTYTIDRRGTAPCRAACPAGVNAQGYIALVAQGKFAEALEVVCRTMPFTSVCGRVCTHPCETECSRKDLDESVSIRSLKRFLADYEITHPRQPVRPNITRSEKVAIVGSGPAGLACAYDLLKLGYPVTVFEADEKPGGILRYGIPSYRLPDTALDNDISQITGLGAEIRTGTRVDSLQKLKEEGYASTFLAVGAWQSQKLGIPGESSEGIYDALTFLKSVRKGNSPTLGQKVAVIGGGNAAIDAARTAIRLGATEVALIYRRSRAEMPAISEEVEAAESEGVHLTFLTAPIEFFEKDSKVIGLRCIRMELVEPDSSGRRRPVPVAGSEYDLEVDNVIVSVGQSVGASSFIGLERLPNGTIKTVSLTLETNLQGVFAGGDATTGPSTVIEALAAGKEAATSIDRYLQRQDLSQNRKRQPSIVRPSLNGLKKSERVKNGHAIFNKTFDETELGLTEAQAIAEAARCLNCAGCSDCRQCVAACEAKCIDFDQKPETVELEVGNIIVTTGFDTFDPSAISRYGYGRYENVITSLEFERLANASGPTSGEIKLKDGRKPESVAIVHCVGSRDKNYHEYCSQICCMYSLKQAHLIQERTGADVYQMYIDLRCAGKGYEEFSNRVAEEGVSFIRGKVAEVTDKTVGDEAPGKLIVIVEDTLQGVVLRVPVDMVVLAVAVEPQKDTEAVGRLFGLSRSADGFFLERHPKLDPVATMNDGVFIAGCAQGPKDIPQTVAQAQAAAARVLATIAKGRIDLEPRVSEVIEANCDGCAYCVEPCPYNAITLIEYESGNGIKKIVETDPVKCRGCGVCMATCPKAGIVVKGFTSDQLRAMVEALLCP; translated from the coding sequence GTGGCCGATAACATAAGAATAGGTGTTTATGTCTGTCATTGTGGCATCAACATCGCCAGTGTTGTTGACGTCGCATCCGTTGCTGAATATGCTGGTACCCTATCTAATGTGGTCGTCGCCAGGGCCAACAAATACACGTGTTCAGACCCAGGACAGGATGTTATCAAGACAGATATTATCGAACTTGGCCTGAACCGGGTGGTAGTTGCGGCTTGCTCCCCGACGATGCACGAAAAAACTTATCGCCGTGTTCTCCAGGTAGCCGGTTTAAACCCTTATCTATTCGAGATGGCCAACATCCGAGAGCACTGTGCCTGGGTTAACCGCGAAGACCCCGCCGCCGCTACCCAAAAAGCCAAGGATGCCGTTCGAGCTGCTGTTCGACGGGTTTCGTTACAAGAACCTCTTGAACCCAGAAGCATTGAAGTAAACAAAAATACACTTATCGTCGGCGGTGGCATTGCCGGTATAACCGCAGCTTTGGAAATCGCCGAATCCGGCAATAAAGTGTTCCTTATCGAGAAATCACCGACGATCGGCGGGCACATGGCCCAACTGGATAAGACCTTTCCCACTCTCGACTGCGCCGCCTGCATTTCTACTCCAAAGATGAGCCAGGCCGGCCAACATCCAAATATAGAGCTCTTGTCATACAGCGAGGTCAGCTCTGTCTCGGGTCATGCCGGTGATTTCAAAATATCCGTCAATCGTAAACCGCGATATGTCCGGGAAAAAGATTGCAAAGGCTGCGGTGATTGTGCCACTGTCTGTCCCGTTTCCGTTCACTCCGAGTTTGATCAGGGCTTATCAATTCGCAAAGCTGCATATAGGTCGTTTCCCCAATCCGTCCCTAATACTTACACGATCGACCGCCGCGGCACCGCTCCCTGCCGAGCCGCCTGCCCTGCTGGAGTGAATGCACAGGGTTATATCGCGCTCGTTGCCCAGGGTAAATTCGCTGAAGCCCTCGAGGTGGTGTGTAGGACGATGCCTTTTACCTCTGTTTGTGGGCGGGTGTGCACTCACCCATGCGAAACCGAGTGCAGCCGGAAAGACCTCGATGAAAGTGTCTCCATTCGTTCTTTAAAGAGATTTCTGGCTGATTACGAGATCACTCACCCTAGACAACCTGTAAGACCCAATATCACCCGTTCAGAAAAAGTCGCTATTGTCGGCTCCGGCCCGGCCGGCCTCGCCTGCGCTTATGACCTTCTAAAACTTGGCTATCCAGTCACAGTATTTGAAGCTGACGAAAAGCCGGGCGGCATCCTGCGTTACGGCATTCCGTCCTACCGCCTGCCTGACACCGCGCTTGATAATGACATCTCTCAAATAACCGGACTTGGAGCTGAAATCAGGACGGGTACTCGCGTTGATTCCCTTCAAAAGCTAAAGGAAGAGGGCTATGCCTCCACCTTTTTAGCTGTCGGCGCCTGGCAGAGCCAGAAGCTGGGAATTCCCGGAGAATCTTCTGAAGGCATCTACGATGCCCTTACATTCTTGAAATCGGTCAGGAAAGGCAATTCCCCAACCCTTGGACAAAAGGTCGCCGTAATTGGTGGTGGTAACGCTGCCATTGACGCCGCCCGCACCGCTATTCGGCTTGGCGCGACTGAGGTAGCTCTCATTTACCGCCGCTCCCGTGCTGAAATGCCTGCTATATCTGAGGAAGTCGAAGCCGCTGAGTCTGAAGGTGTTCATCTCACCTTCCTCACAGCCCCAATCGAGTTTTTCGAGAAGGATAGCAAAGTCATTGGGTTGCGTTGTATCCGGATGGAACTCGTTGAACCGGATTCCTCAGGTCGCCGTCGGCCGGTGCCTGTCGCCGGTTCTGAATACGATCTTGAGGTTGATAACGTCATTGTTTCCGTCGGCCAATCCGTCGGTGCCAGTTCTTTCATTGGACTCGAGAGACTGCCCAATGGCACAATCAAGACTGTTTCTTTAACTCTGGAGACAAATCTTCAAGGTGTTTTTGCCGGCGGTGATGCCACAACCGGCCCTTCCACCGTCATTGAAGCCCTCGCCGCAGGCAAGGAAGCGGCCACCTCGATAGATCGTTACTTACAAAGGCAAGATCTCAGCCAAAATAGAAAACGCCAACCCAGCATCGTTCGCCCATCGCTTAATGGGCTAAAGAAATCTGAGCGCGTAAAGAACGGGCACGCCATATTCAATAAAACGTTCGATGAAACCGAATTGGGTTTAACCGAAGCTCAGGCTATCGCTGAAGCTGCCCGCTGTCTCAATTGCGCTGGTTGTTCGGATTGCCGCCAATGCGTAGCTGCCTGTGAAGCAAAGTGCATTGATTTCGATCAAAAGCCGGAGACCGTTGAATTAGAAGTCGGCAATATTATTGTGACCACCGGCTTCGATACTTTCGATCCTTCGGCAATATCCCGCTATGGCTACGGCAGATACGAAAATGTCATAACCAGCCTAGAATTCGAGCGCCTGGCTAACGCCTCCGGCCCGACCAGCGGTGAGATCAAGTTGAAAGATGGTCGCAAACCAGAATCCGTTGCTATAGTTCACTGCGTGGGCAGCCGGGACAAAAATTATCATGAGTACTGCTCCCAAATCTGCTGCATGTATTCACTTAAACAGGCACATCTTATCCAGGAGCGCACCGGTGCGGACGTCTATCAAATGTACATAGATTTGAGATGCGCTGGCAAAGGATATGAAGAATTTTCGAATCGTGTTGCCGAAGAAGGTGTTAGTTTCATCCGCGGCAAAGTGGCCGAAGTTACAGACAAGACGGTAGGCGATGAAGCCCCCGGCAAACTAATCGTAATCGTAGAAGACACGCTCCAGGGCGTCGTTCTACGAGTTCCGGTTGACATGGTCGTTCTCGCCGTCGCTGTTGAGCCGCAAAAAGACACTGAAGCTGTTGGACGTCTCTTCGGATTGTCGCGAAGTGCCGACGGCTTTTTCTTGGAGAGGCATCCAAAACTTGATCCGGTTGCCACCATGAACGACGGAGTCTTCATCGCCGGCTGTGCTCAGGGACCCAAGGATATCCCCCAGACCGTCGCCCAGGCCCAGGCGGCGGCTGCCCGGGTGTTGGCTACTATCGCAAAAGGCAGGATCGATCTTGAACCGCGTGTATCGGAAGTCATCGAGGCTAATTGTGATGGCTGCGCTTATTGCGTCGAACCCTGCCCATACAATGCAATCACATTGATTGAATATGAGAGCGGCAACGGCATCAAGAAAATTGTCGAAACAGATCCAGTGAAATGCCGTGGCTGCGGCGTTTGCATGGCTACCTGTCCCAAGGCTGGTATTGTAGTTAAAGGATTCACCTCAGACCAGTTGAGGGCTATGGTAGAGGCACTCCTCTGCCCATAG
- a CDS encoding pyridoxal phosphate-dependent aminotransferase produces the protein MPSPRPEVVALSSCYHGGPNYAEFEHLGIDPADVLDFSSNSNPYPFKLDFKLEDVVIDHYPDSDSAELRRALAAQNGLMPENVIVGAGSMEIIRLTAQSYFNHGDKVLIFKPTFGEYDTACRIAGAEVVEFWTEEMKGFNLDLDRAIKVIEHLKPRAIFICNPNNPTGRYLSIKNVEQMLGAAGHGLVVLDEAYIAFTQDPWKSVSLISHGNLIVVRSMTKDFALAGLRLGYGLACQGIIENLNKVKPPWNVNAIAQKAGLQATHDVEYISRSEGLIRTSRDYLLGELGVLRFKLVPTQTNFFLMKVGKAREFRSALMRQGIVVRDCSSFGLPEYVRIAPRTLPECKKLVEAVRSLTWRLDKAFCLH, from the coding sequence ATGCCCTCGCCAAGGCCTGAGGTTGTGGCTCTCTCAAGTTGCTACCATGGCGGTCCGAATTATGCTGAATTTGAACATCTGGGGATTGACCCTGCTGACGTTCTAGACTTCAGTTCAAACTCGAATCCTTATCCGTTCAAACTTGATTTCAAACTTGAAGATGTAGTGATAGATCACTATCCAGATTCGGATTCTGCCGAACTTCGGCGTGCACTTGCTGCTCAGAACGGTTTGATGCCTGAAAATGTCATCGTTGGTGCCGGCAGCATGGAAATTATCAGGCTAACGGCACAATCCTATTTCAACCATGGTGACAAAGTATTGATATTTAAACCAACATTCGGCGAATATGACACGGCCTGCAGGATAGCCGGAGCAGAGGTTGTGGAGTTCTGGACCGAAGAAATGAAAGGTTTCAATCTTGACCTTGACCGCGCAATTAAGGTGATCGAACATCTGAAACCCAGAGCAATTTTCATCTGTAATCCGAACAACCCCACCGGCCGATATCTTTCAATAAAAAATGTAGAACAAATGCTGGGTGCGGCGGGTCACGGACTCGTGGTGCTTGATGAAGCTTATATCGCATTCACTCAGGATCCTTGGAAATCGGTCAGCCTAATATCCCACGGCAACTTGATTGTAGTCAGAAGCATGACCAAGGATTTCGCTCTGGCCGGCTTGCGACTTGGTTACGGACTAGCCTGTCAGGGCATTATTGAAAACCTGAATAAGGTAAAGCCGCCCTGGAATGTTAATGCCATTGCACAAAAAGCTGGTCTGCAAGCCACACACGATGTCGAGTACATCTCAAGGAGTGAAGGACTCATAAGGACCAGCCGTGACTATTTGCTAGGCGAGTTAGGCGTCTTGAGATTCAAGCTGGTGCCGACACAAACGAATTTCTTTTTGATGAAGGTCGGCAAAGCCAGGGAGTTCCGGTCAGCCCTCATGAGACAAGGAATTGTTGTCAGGGATTGCAGCTCATTTGGTCTGCCAGAGTATGTTCGCATTGCCCCGCGGACGTTGCCAGAATGCAAGAAGCTGGTTGAAGCGGTGAGGTCCCTGACATGGCGGCTTGACAAGGCTTTCTGCCTACATTAA
- a CDS encoding histidine phosphatase family protein yields MRLILVRHGKTATDNPEKCHGFTDIDLSDEGYRQADQLAERFKGQKIDAIYASTLRRGIETAERIASIQGIKINSAPELNEVNFGQIEGITFEEACGLFPEVTDLWQCGSTKVCFPLGERFLDFVERVNSFIKILKTHKDNETIMLVGHGGPYKVLVCTLLGLPVDHYWQFKFDMASVSIIDIYSTGAILGKLSDTSHLIKETK; encoded by the coding sequence TTGAGACTTATCCTGGTCAGACATGGCAAAACAGCTACCGATAATCCTGAAAAATGCCATGGTTTTACGGATATAGACCTTTCAGATGAAGGCTACCGACAGGCTGATCAACTAGCGGAGCGTTTTAAAGGGCAGAAAATTGATGCAATCTACGCCAGCACTCTGCGCAGGGGAATTGAAACAGCGGAAAGAATTGCCTCAATCCAGGGGATTAAAATCAATTCTGCGCCGGAACTTAATGAGGTGAATTTCGGACAGATTGAAGGGATAACGTTTGAGGAGGCCTGTGGGTTGTTCCCTGAAGTAACCGACTTGTGGCAATGCGGCAGTACGAAAGTGTGTTTCCCCCTCGGCGAAAGATTTCTCGATTTTGTCGAAAGAGTTAATTCCTTCATCAAAATACTGAAAACCCATAAGGACAACGAAACGATAATGTTAGTTGGGCATGGAGGGCCTTACAAAGTACTGGTGTGTACGCTACTCGGTCTGCCCGTCGATCATTACTGGCAATTCAAATTCGATATGGCCTCAGTGAGCATAATCGATATCTATTCCACAGGTGCCATATTGGGGAAATTAAGCGATACCTCACACCTAATAAAGGAAACAAAATGA
- the trpD gene encoding anthranilate phosphoribosyltransferase: MVDNLKEFGAGIARLINKGSLSRQETKAMFDELMANTQPDLQQGAFLAALTSKGETAEEIAGAWESIYLGDTVRVNPKTTTPLIENSGTGMDSLKTFNVSTAAAIIAAAGGNYMARHGARALTSACGTIDIVEALGVDVECDVELVKHSIETASIGIFNGMSGKVHPQALFRILSQIRFGTTLNISASLANPAMPKYGVRGVYARDLVEPVAKVMREIGYKRALVFHGSNDRGKGMDEISIFGETLVAEVNDSSGIRTFTVTPELFGIHAAIESDIHPLADREAEARRLVAILSGKRNGADYQIVCANAAPIFYIAGQAGDLAEGYRMAERIVQTGKAAAKLREWVSTQTTDSAESLRKLENLLQHRNAAKKK; this comes from the coding sequence ATGGTAGACAATCTGAAAGAGTTCGGGGCCGGGATCGCTCGCCTGATAAACAAAGGTAGTCTCAGCCGCCAAGAGACCAAGGCCATGTTCGATGAATTAATGGCAAACACTCAACCCGATTTGCAGCAAGGCGCATTCCTGGCGGCGCTTACTTCCAAAGGGGAAACCGCGGAGGAGATCGCCGGGGCCTGGGAATCTATTTATCTGGGGGACACTGTCAGAGTGAATCCCAAAACAACCACACCCCTGATAGAAAACAGCGGTACCGGCATGGACAGCTTAAAAACTTTCAATGTCAGTACTGCGGCGGCAATAATCGCGGCGGCCGGAGGCAATTATATGGCTCGACACGGCGCCCGGGCGCTGACCTCCGCGTGCGGCACAATTGATATAGTAGAGGCTCTTGGTGTAGACGTAGAGTGCGACGTCGAATTGGTAAAACACTCGATAGAGACGGCGAGTATAGGCATATTTAACGGCATGAGCGGCAAAGTTCACCCGCAAGCTCTTTTCCGCATCCTGTCCCAGATACGTTTCGGAACAACCCTTAACATATCGGCGTCTCTGGCCAACCCGGCCATGCCCAAATACGGGGTTCGGGGCGTTTATGCGCGAGACCTGGTCGAGCCCGTGGCGAAAGTAATGAGGGAAATCGGCTACAAAAGAGCGTTAGTGTTTCATGGCTCCAATGACCGAGGCAAAGGGATGGACGAAATCTCAATCTTCGGTGAAACACTCGTGGCCGAGGTGAACGACTCTTCGGGAATCCGAACTTTCACCGTTACTCCGGAACTCTTCGGCATTCATGCAGCTATTGAGTCGGACATCCACCCACTCGCTGACCGAGAAGCTGAAGCACGACGCCTGGTAGCGATCTTATCAGGAAAAAGGAACGGGGCAGATTACCAGATTGTCTGTGCCAACGCCGCGCCCATTTTCTATATTGCAGGGCAAGCCGGGGACTTAGCCGAAGGATATCGGATGGCAGAAAGAATAGTGCAAACGGGTAAGGCAGCCGCCAAACTGCGCGAATGGGTGTCAACCCAGACAACAGACTCAGCCGAAAGTCTACGAAAACTTGAGAATCTATTGCAGCATCGCAATGCAGCCAAAAAAAAATAA
- the cobU gene encoding bifunctional adenosylcobinamide kinase/adenosylcobinamide-phosphate guanylyltransferase, protein MTKRTILLIGGARSGKSSYAEELARQIGGEVLFVATAEARDDEMKRRIEVHQKSRPVHWHTLEAPYKVGSCISQENRNLNVVVLDCITLLVNNVLCQHMAVQGEDVDEKTVEDDVKTEINSIIECMKKSTATYIMVTNEVGEGIIPLGASTRIYRDVLGRANQMLARAVGEVYLMVAGIPLKVKPQN, encoded by the coding sequence ATGACAAAAAGGACAATTCTCCTCATCGGTGGGGCACGTAGCGGCAAGAGTAGTTATGCTGAGGAACTTGCCAGGCAAATCGGCGGCGAGGTATTGTTCGTAGCCACCGCCGAAGCACGTGACGATGAGATGAAACGGCGGATCGAGGTGCACCAAAAATCCCGTCCGGTGCACTGGCACACCCTTGAGGCGCCATATAAGGTTGGCAGTTGTATCTCTCAAGAGAATAGGAACCTAAATGTCGTCGTCCTGGACTGCATCACTCTCCTTGTCAATAATGTGCTATGTCAGCATATGGCGGTTCAAGGTGAGGATGTCGACGAGAAAACGGTTGAGGATGACGTTAAAACTGAGATCAATTCGATAATCGAATGCATGAAAAAAAGCACGGCTACCTACATAATGGTGACCAATGAGGTGGGAGAGGGAATCATTCCTCTCGGCGCTTCAACGCGGATTTATCGTGACGTACTTGGAAGAGCAAACCAGATGTTGGCCCGGGCAGTTGGCGAAGTGTATCTAATGGTGGCCGGCATTCCACTGAAGGTAAAGCCACAAAACTAG
- a CDS encoding alcohol dehydrogenase catalytic domain-containing protein yields the protein MRAAILETPKQLVLGQVEMPACPSGGVLVKVSSCSICSSDARMVINGHSGLVYPRILGHELSGVIDESQSELYKPGDRVQIYPGISCGRCSACRRGETRRCIALKTLGFSEDGGFAEYLALPATAVTTGGVNLVPENVTDEEAAMAEPLASCLNAQERAKVGQDDSVLIIGGGPLGLLHSRLSRLRGAQRVFIAEKDENRLKLASEHGRADRVIDTSIERLPQIIRDETGGRGVDVVILSSNSTSTANLLPLLADAGRLSLFASLSKETSSVWFDINHVHYRELEVTGSFGSTAVQNTAALKLISQGMTVADLITMRISLEDIAEAINYTLERKGLRAVINYNQ from the coding sequence ATGAGAGCAGCAATACTCGAAACACCGAAACAACTTGTTTTGGGCCAAGTCGAAATGCCAGCATGCCCTTCCGGCGGGGTTTTGGTTAAGGTATCGAGCTGCTCAATATGTTCTTCGGACGCCAGAATGGTAATTAATGGCCACTCCGGATTGGTCTATCCAAGGATCCTCGGGCACGAACTGTCCGGTGTAATTGATGAGAGCCAAAGCGAATTATATAAACCTGGAGATAGAGTCCAAATCTATCCGGGTATCAGCTGTGGGCGTTGTTCAGCTTGCCGCAGAGGAGAAACCCGGCGATGCATTGCACTAAAAACACTTGGGTTTTCCGAGGATGGTGGGTTTGCAGAATACCTCGCGTTACCAGCGACAGCGGTTACTACCGGCGGAGTTAATCTGGTCCCGGAAAATGTCACTGATGAAGAGGCCGCAATGGCCGAACCGCTGGCTAGCTGCCTAAATGCCCAGGAAAGGGCAAAAGTAGGCCAAGATGATTCCGTCCTTATCATAGGCGGCGGGCCGTTGGGCTTGTTGCACAGCCGCCTTTCCCGTCTCAGAGGAGCACAAAGGGTTTTCATCGCCGAGAAGGATGAAAACCGCCTCAAACTGGCTAGTGAACACGGAAGAGCGGACAGGGTCATCGATACCAGCATAGAGAGGCTGCCACAAATCATCAGAGACGAAACCGGCGGCCGTGGTGTCGACGTAGTTATCTTGTCATCTAATTCAACATCAACCGCTAACTTGCTGCCGCTTCTGGCAGACGCAGGCCGCTTATCCCTTTTTGCCAGCCTGAGTAAAGAAACGTCCTCGGTTTGGTTCGATATTAACCATGTACACTACCGAGAACTGGAAGTAACAGGATCGTTCGGCTCAACCGCAGTCCAGAATACCGCAGCATTGAAGCTGATCTCCCAGGGAATGACCGTTGCTGACCTGATAACCATGCGTATCAGCCTTGAAGACATTGCCGAAGCAATAAATTACACCCTTGAACGCAAGGGTTTGCGAGCAGTAATCAATTATAATCAGTGA
- the cobS gene encoding adenosylcobinamide-GDP ribazoletransferase, with protein MSFLAALRFLTSIPIPFRREEWDRPLTQQQFARSLVYYPLVGLILGGILCGLYWVFSNLLPLLLANAMIIGILAYLTGGLHLDGLIDTFDGLAGGHKSPERRLQIMKTPDVGAVGVTAGIVLLLLEFAALASVPQSHIYVAIVLMTVLSRWAMSYAVFNYPYAREIGMGKELKSGSNKWVLPVATVLAAIIVVVIAGWLGIVTMAGTWVLTIALSGFFKGKFGGLTGDTYGALNEISEFTILLIVILFSFNNWL; from the coding sequence ATGTCCTTTCTGGCAGCTCTCCGCTTTTTAACCAGCATACCCATCCCGTTCAGGCGGGAGGAATGGGATAGACCATTGACCCAGCAACAATTTGCGAGGTCATTGGTCTATTACCCGCTGGTCGGATTAATCCTGGGGGGCATACTCTGCGGCCTTTATTGGGTGTTCTCCAATCTGCTGCCGCTACTCCTGGCCAACGCGATGATCATCGGCATATTGGCATATCTTACCGGCGGCTTGCACCTGGACGGACTGATCGATACCTTTGACGGCCTGGCAGGTGGGCACAAATCGCCGGAACGCAGGCTCCAGATAATGAAGACCCCTGATGTCGGAGCCGTGGGCGTGACAGCCGGCATCGTACTACTATTACTGGAATTCGCCGCGCTCGCTAGCGTACCTCAGAGCCATATCTACGTTGCCATTGTCCTGATGACGGTGCTTTCACGGTGGGCGATGTCATATGCCGTTTTCAACTACCCTTACGCCCGAGAAATCGGCATGGGAAAAGAACTAAAAAGCGGATCAAACAAATGGGTCCTGCCGGTCGCCACCGTACTGGCGGCAATAATAGTCGTCGTGATCGCCGGTTGGCTAGGAATAGTCACAATGGCGGGAACCTGGGTTTTGACCATTGCCCTCTCTGGGTTTTTTAAAGGTAAATTCGGCGGTCTTACGGGTGACACTTATGGCGCTCTCAACGAGATCAGCGAGTTCACCATTCTGCTAATAGTGATACTCTTCTCGTTCAATAACTGGCTATAG
- the trxA gene encoding thioredoxin — protein sequence MPLEVTDDTFDAEVMKSKVPVLVDFWAPWCGPCRMVAPIVDKLEEKHKEKFKFCKINVDNNQKTAGQYRVMSIPTLMFFKDGKVAETVVGAVPESSLQSKIDKLL from the coding sequence ATGCCGCTGGAAGTTACCGATGATACCTTCGACGCTGAGGTAATGAAATCTAAAGTTCCCGTTTTGGTTGATTTTTGGGCACCATGGTGCGGTCCCTGCCGGATGGTCGCCCCGATTGTTGATAAACTGGAAGAGAAGCACAAAGAAAAATTCAAGTTCTGCAAGATAAATGTTGATAATAACCAGAAAACCGCAGGTCAGTACCGGGTCATGTCCATCCCAACCTTGATGTTTTTCAAGGACGGCAAGGTGGCTGAGACGGTTGTAGGAGCCGTGCCGGAGAGTTCCCTGCAGTCCAAGATAGACAAACTACTTTAG